Proteins co-encoded in one Rudaeicoccus suwonensis genomic window:
- a CDS encoding sensor histidine kinase, with amino-acid sequence MNDRRTRFGIVRIGSAGTTPEDGRGSYDRWMAYFWGGVWLFWLLQPLSVAYDRRATFGGASALVLVPAFVAVYFWHFGSRMAAFGGEKLTLTGSRLVLDRCRYLVQWVIALATVVAIGQIGFTPVVFAAISTMWTFRVRIGFIVALVTGVLYVVAWRSFAGWTSDPGSLVGLGFGTLACGVGRVAGERQHQLRQARSENAALLVQQERNRMARDLHDILGHSLTVITVKAELAGRLLDADAVDRARAELADLEQLSRSALGDVRRAVEGYREISLSGELTRSRDALRVAGIEARMPTALGQVSADLVEVFAWTVREGITNVLRHSEATTCTVSVTPRSITIEDDGIGCRAGSSTGNGLHGLTDRANAAGAVLLTSSVQPHGFRMAVIARDALQDGSSPRSEPSAAAGERNTARSGAVTEGEALA; translated from the coding sequence ATGAACGACCGGCGAACCCGATTCGGCATCGTCCGGATCGGGTCCGCCGGCACGACACCCGAGGACGGGCGAGGCAGCTACGACCGTTGGATGGCCTACTTCTGGGGCGGTGTCTGGCTCTTCTGGCTCCTCCAACCGCTGAGCGTCGCCTACGACCGCCGGGCGACCTTCGGCGGCGCGAGCGCGCTCGTGCTGGTTCCGGCCTTCGTGGCGGTGTATTTCTGGCACTTCGGCAGCCGGATGGCTGCCTTCGGCGGCGAGAAGCTGACACTCACCGGTTCTCGTCTGGTGCTCGACCGGTGCCGCTACCTCGTGCAATGGGTGATCGCCCTGGCCACCGTCGTCGCCATCGGACAGATCGGATTCACGCCGGTCGTCTTCGCGGCCATCTCGACGATGTGGACCTTTCGCGTGCGCATCGGCTTCATCGTGGCTCTGGTGACCGGGGTGCTCTACGTCGTGGCCTGGAGGTCATTCGCAGGATGGACCTCCGACCCAGGGTCACTCGTGGGTCTCGGCTTCGGCACGCTGGCGTGTGGTGTGGGCAGGGTCGCGGGGGAGCGTCAGCATCAACTGCGACAGGCCCGCTCCGAGAACGCCGCTCTGCTCGTGCAGCAGGAGCGCAACCGGATGGCTCGCGATCTGCACGACATCCTCGGGCACTCGCTGACGGTGATCACGGTCAAGGCCGAACTCGCGGGTCGGTTGCTCGACGCCGATGCGGTCGATCGGGCGCGGGCCGAACTGGCCGACCTCGAGCAACTGTCCCGCTCGGCTCTCGGCGACGTGCGTCGCGCGGTGGAGGGGTACCGAGAGATCTCGTTGTCCGGCGAACTGACCCGGTCGAGGGACGCCTTGCGCGTCGCAGGCATAGAGGCACGTATGCCGACCGCACTGGGCCAGGTGTCTGCCGACCTGGTCGAGGTCTTCGCGTGGACGGTCCGTGAAGGGATCACGAATGTGTTGCGGCACAGTGAGGCGACCACCTGCACGGTCAGCGTCACCCCACGTTCGATCACGATCGAGGATGACGGGATCGGCTGCCGGGCCGGCTCGTCGACGGGCAACGGACTGCATGGACTCACCGATCGTGCCAATGCCGCCGGTGCTGTGCTGCTGACGTCGTCAGTGCAGCCACATGGTTTCCGGATGGCGGTGATCGCCCGAGACGCGCTGCAGGACGGCTCATCCCCGCGGTCCGAGCCGTCGGCAGCGGCCGGCGAGCGGAACACCGCACGGTCCGGCGCGGTCACAGAAGGCGAGGCGCTGGCGTGA
- a CDS encoding response regulator transcription factor, whose translation MLVDDQALVRGALAALLDLETDLSVVAEVADGTEVVEAARTHQPDVVVMDVEMPGLDGISATAQLRRAYPDARVLIVTTFGRPGYLRRGLQAGAVGFVVKDTPARELADAVRRVHRGLRVVDPALATDSLIAGESPLTPRETDVLRAARKGGTVADIAGELYLSEGTVRNHLSAIIGKTNARTRAEAAQIAESNGWL comes from the coding sequence ATGCTCGTCGACGACCAGGCACTGGTCCGTGGCGCGCTGGCGGCTCTGTTGGATCTCGAGACCGACTTGAGTGTCGTGGCAGAGGTGGCCGACGGCACCGAGGTGGTCGAAGCCGCCAGAACTCACCAGCCGGACGTGGTCGTGATGGATGTGGAGATGCCCGGGCTGGACGGCATCTCGGCCACAGCTCAGTTGCGCCGCGCCTATCCGGATGCGCGCGTTCTCATCGTGACGACCTTCGGGCGCCCGGGTTACCTGCGCCGCGGGTTGCAAGCAGGGGCAGTTGGATTCGTCGTCAAGGACACTCCCGCGCGCGAACTGGCGGATGCCGTGCGGCGGGTACACCGCGGCCTGCGTGTGGTCGACCCGGCGCTCGCGACCGACTCGCTCATCGCGGGGGAGTCGCCGCTCACCCCGCGCGAGACCGATGTGCTGCGAGCGGCACGCAAGGGAGGCACGGTCGCTGACATCGCGGGTGAGCTGTACCTCTCCGAGGGCACCGTGCGCAATCACCTGTCCGCGATCATCGGCAAGACGAACGCCCGAACGCGCGCCGAAGCTGCGCAGATCGCGGAGTCGAACGGCTGGCTGTGA
- the dusB gene encoding tRNA dihydrouridine synthase DusB, with product MTQTLTDSAPRIEAPTAVLPALHIGRHTIESPVVLAPMAGITNRAFRRLCRQYGDAGSAAGGASGATSLYVSEMITSRALVERTPLTMRLIEHDPDESPRSIQLYSVDPETTGRAVHILASENRCDHIDLNFGCPVPKVTRKGGGAALPWKTEHFRRIVASAVRQAAPYDIPVTVKMRRGIDEDHLTFLEAGRIAEGEGAAAVALHARTAAQAYSGTAQWEAIAQLKQAVTSIPVLGNGDIWSAEDAVRMVRETGCDGVVVGRGCLGRPWLFTDLAAAFAGAPTRVQPTLREVATTLRLHTVYLAEFFESETKACRDIRKHIAWYLKGFRAGSEIRSRLGLVDSLAALDDLIDSLNLDQPWPGAPAEGQRGRAGSERHVVLPEHWLESRELDDSARAEVAQAEVSASGG from the coding sequence ATGACCCAGACCCTCACCGACTCCGCCCCGCGCATCGAGGCGCCGACAGCAGTGCTGCCTGCGCTGCACATCGGGCGGCACACGATCGAATCACCCGTCGTGCTCGCCCCGATGGCGGGCATCACCAACCGTGCCTTCCGGCGCCTGTGTCGGCAGTATGGCGATGCCGGTTCGGCTGCCGGCGGTGCGAGCGGCGCGACGAGCCTTTATGTGAGCGAGATGATCACCTCGCGCGCTCTCGTCGAGCGCACACCGCTCACCATGCGACTCATCGAGCATGACCCCGACGAGTCGCCGCGCTCGATCCAGCTCTACAGCGTGGACCCCGAGACCACCGGTCGGGCAGTGCACATCCTGGCCAGCGAGAACCGTTGCGATCACATCGATCTCAACTTCGGCTGCCCCGTGCCCAAGGTCACCAGGAAGGGCGGCGGCGCCGCTCTGCCGTGGAAGACCGAGCACTTCCGCAGGATCGTCGCCAGCGCCGTGCGCCAAGCAGCGCCGTATGACATCCCCGTGACGGTCAAGATGCGCCGCGGGATCGACGAGGACCATCTGACCTTTCTCGAGGCCGGCCGGATCGCTGAGGGCGAAGGCGCGGCGGCTGTCGCGCTGCACGCGCGCACCGCCGCGCAGGCGTACTCCGGGACCGCACAGTGGGAGGCCATCGCCCAACTCAAGCAGGCCGTGACGTCGATTCCCGTGCTCGGCAACGGTGACATCTGGTCGGCGGAGGATGCCGTGCGGATGGTGCGCGAAACCGGCTGCGATGGCGTCGTCGTAGGGCGTGGTTGCCTGGGGAGGCCGTGGCTGTTCACCGATCTGGCCGCCGCCTTCGCCGGTGCACCCACCCGCGTCCAGCCCACCCTGCGCGAGGTCGCGACCACGTTGCGACTGCACACGGTCTACCTCGCTGAGTTCTTCGAATCCGAGACCAAGGCATGCCGCGACATCCGTAAGCACATCGCCTGGTATCTCAAAGGCTTCCGCGCCGGGTCCGAGATCCGCAGCCGGCTGGGTCTGGTCGACTCGCTGGCCGCGCTGGACGACCTCATCGACTCCCTCAATCTCGACCAGCCCTGGCCCGGTGCGCCAGCGGAGGGTCAACGCGGCAGAGCCGGTTCGGAGCGCCATGTCGTGTTGCCCGAACACTGGCTCGAGTCGCGCGAACTCGACGACAGTGCACGCGCCGAGGTGGCACAGGCAGAGGTCTCGGCCTCCGGCGGCTGA
- a CDS encoding MFS transporter yields MNKWAAALPVLRERNFRWFFLSRSINTIGGMMTPVTIAFAVLTIDNSPQALGIVVTAEMGMNVLCLLFGGVIADRLPRRTVMQTCYLVMAAVQLTLVTLLAGGWATVLWMSLLGAVAGGASAFSMPAQQGLIPQLVAREHLQQADSLMSFVRNGATFIGPVIGTLLVASLGLELALAVDGASFLVAAALLARVMLPPAARAATSLFGQLREGWNEFRSRSWLWVVVLAFGVLNAIQIGVWVVVGPTVAKNNPSLGISGWGIVLGAEAIGMLVMSVVLMRVHIHRLLLDGMAGVSLIAIPLLLLGIHPHTVPLAVAAFVGGAGTQVFSTAWTVAMMERIPSAVLSRVSSYDMLGSFIAIPVGTMAFGYLASHVQIRPLLIIAGSCYAVVALSTLLVPSVRSLTRLPAATAAEADA; encoded by the coding sequence GTGAACAAGTGGGCTGCCGCCCTGCCGGTGCTGCGCGAGCGGAATTTCCGGTGGTTCTTCCTGTCCCGGTCGATCAACACGATCGGCGGGATGATGACGCCGGTCACCATCGCCTTCGCTGTGCTGACGATCGACAACTCGCCACAAGCGTTGGGCATCGTCGTGACCGCCGAGATGGGCATGAACGTGCTGTGCCTGTTGTTCGGTGGCGTCATCGCCGACCGGCTGCCACGCCGGACCGTGATGCAGACGTGCTATCTCGTGATGGCTGCTGTCCAGCTGACGCTGGTCACCTTGTTGGCCGGCGGCTGGGCGACGGTGCTCTGGATGTCACTTCTCGGCGCGGTTGCGGGTGGCGCGTCGGCCTTCTCGATGCCCGCGCAACAGGGGCTGATCCCACAACTGGTGGCGCGCGAGCATCTGCAACAGGCCGACTCGCTGATGTCGTTCGTGCGCAACGGCGCTACGTTCATCGGCCCTGTGATCGGCACCCTGCTGGTCGCGTCACTCGGGCTGGAGCTGGCTCTGGCGGTGGACGGCGCGTCGTTCCTGGTTGCCGCCGCGCTGCTGGCCCGGGTGATGCTGCCACCGGCGGCCCGCGCTGCGACGTCGCTGTTCGGACAACTGCGCGAAGGGTGGAACGAATTCAGGTCACGGTCATGGCTGTGGGTGGTCGTGCTCGCATTCGGTGTGCTCAACGCCATCCAGATCGGCGTCTGGGTGGTCGTCGGCCCGACCGTCGCGAAGAACAACCCGTCGCTGGGCATCAGCGGCTGGGGAATCGTGCTCGGGGCCGAGGCCATCGGCATGCTCGTGATGTCGGTCGTGCTCATGCGGGTGCACATCCACCGGCTGCTGCTCGACGGTATGGCGGGAGTCTCGCTCATCGCCATACCGTTGCTGCTGCTGGGGATTCATCCGCACACCGTGCCGCTGGCGGTCGCGGCCTTCGTCGGCGGCGCAGGGACGCAGGTGTTCAGCACCGCCTGGACCGTCGCGATGATGGAGCGGATCCCCTCGGCGGTGCTGTCGCGCGTGTCGAGCTACGACATGCTCGGCTCGTTCATCGCCATACCTGTCGGCACCATGGCATTCGGCTACCTGGCGTCACACGTCCAGATCCGGCCCCTGCTGATCATCGCCGGCTCCTGTTATGCCGTCGTGGCACTCAGCACCTTGCTGGTGCCGTCGGTGCGAAGCCTGACCAGGTTGCCAGCAGCCACGGCGGCAGAGGCAGACGCCTGA
- a CDS encoding sulfurtransferase: MTDRSNPLITASALAQILTDVTVLDVRWQLGAPSQRPAYDQGHLPGAAWVEFEAACSGEPGKDGRHPMPDRHVFEAAMREAGVRDDRPVVVYDAANSLAASRCWWLLRHFGKQDVRVLDGGYAGWVDAGLAVTDEAGSVIPGDFTATVGEIDLIDADDTARIAAEGILLDARPADRFAGHNETIDPVAGHIPGAVSAPALTNVTADGHFLPADELAARFGELGVTEDSRVGVYCGSGVQAAHLALALQIAGVAPRPEVYVGSWSHWITDPARPVAR; the protein is encoded by the coding sequence ATGACCGATCGCAGCAATCCACTCATCACGGCTTCCGCACTTGCGCAGATCCTCACCGACGTGACCGTTCTCGACGTGCGCTGGCAACTGGGCGCGCCTTCGCAACGACCCGCATACGACCAGGGGCACCTGCCAGGGGCGGCCTGGGTGGAGTTCGAGGCCGCCTGCTCCGGAGAGCCGGGCAAGGACGGTCGGCATCCGATGCCGGACCGTCACGTGTTCGAGGCCGCGATGCGGGAAGCCGGAGTGCGCGACGACCGGCCCGTCGTGGTGTATGACGCAGCCAATTCCCTTGCGGCGAGTCGGTGTTGGTGGCTGCTGCGGCATTTCGGCAAGCAGGACGTGCGGGTGTTGGACGGAGGTTACGCAGGCTGGGTCGATGCCGGACTAGCGGTCACCGACGAGGCCGGCAGCGTCATACCTGGTGATTTCACGGCGACGGTCGGCGAAATCGACCTCATCGACGCCGACGACACTGCCCGGATCGCAGCCGAGGGAATCCTGTTGGATGCGCGCCCTGCCGACCGCTTCGCCGGACACAACGAGACGATCGACCCCGTCGCGGGCCACATCCCGGGTGCCGTGTCGGCTCCTGCGCTGACCAACGTGACGGCGGACGGGCACTTCCTGCCGGCCGACGAGCTCGCTGCCCGGTTCGGCGAACTGGGCGTGACGGAGGATTCACGCGTCGGTGTCTACTGCGGCTCGGGGGTGCAGGCGGCCCACCTCGCGTTGGCCTTGCAGATCGCCGGAGTTGCCCCGCGGCCCGAGGTGTATGTCGGGTCCTGGTCGCACTGGATCACCGATCCGGCACGACCCGTGGCACGCTGA
- a CDS encoding DoxX family protein: protein MLIRRLARPMLASIFIAGGIKSLRNPDVAAPLAAPVVDKTRALLPEPVASFVPRDPAAAVRLNGGVHVVGGLMLATGRFPRVSSFVLAASLVPTTLAGHPFWQEQDKAKRAQQQTQFFKNLSLMGGLIIAAVDTEGRPGVAWRSKKAAAAAGSAVAGALPSGSDGSDTVESLKSTVGHLAEAAKEHSAHLAEAAKEHAPEFADAVKTQAASVAEIAKEHGPGIVEAVKTQGADLGRRAQKRAAKASKQASKQAAKAQKQARKQFA, encoded by the coding sequence ATGCTGATCCGCCGTCTCGCCCGCCCGATGCTCGCCTCGATCTTCATCGCAGGCGGCATCAAGTCGCTGCGCAACCCCGACGTGGCGGCGCCCCTGGCGGCTCCGGTGGTGGACAAGACCCGTGCGCTCCTGCCCGAGCCGGTGGCGTCTTTCGTCCCTCGTGACCCGGCCGCCGCCGTGCGTCTGAACGGAGGGGTGCACGTCGTGGGCGGCCTGATGCTCGCGACCGGGCGGTTCCCGCGAGTGTCATCCTTCGTGCTCGCGGCCTCGCTGGTGCCGACGACCCTGGCGGGCCACCCGTTCTGGCAGGAGCAGGACAAAGCCAAGCGTGCGCAGCAGCAGACCCAGTTCTTCAAGAACCTCAGCCTCATGGGCGGCCTGATCATCGCCGCAGTCGACACCGAGGGTCGTCCCGGCGTGGCCTGGCGCAGCAAGAAGGCCGCAGCTGCTGCCGGCTCGGCGGTCGCCGGCGCGTTGCCGAGCGGCAGCGACGGTTCCGACACGGTCGAATCGTTGAAGTCCACGGTCGGGCACCTGGCCGAGGCTGCGAAAGAGCACTCCGCACATCTGGCGGAGGCCGCCAAGGAGCACGCACCCGAGTTCGCCGATGCCGTCAAGACGCAGGCGGCTTCGGTCGCCGAGATCGCCAAAGAGCACGGCCCCGGCATCGTCGAGGCCGTCAAGACCCAGGGCGCCGACCTTGGTCGCCGTGCTCAGAAGCGCGCCGCCAAGGCGTCCAAGCAGGCATCGAAGCAGGCCGCGAAGGCGCAGAAGCAGGCGCGCAAGCAGTTCGCCTGA
- a CDS encoding DUF2277 domain-containing protein has translation MCRNIRPLNNFEPPANDDEIRAAAVQYVRKVSGTTKPSAANSDAFDAAVEAVTAATRELIDALVTTAPPKDREVEAAKARARSQQRFQTA, from the coding sequence ATGTGCCGCAACATCCGCCCGCTGAACAATTTCGAGCCGCCCGCCAATGACGACGAGATCCGTGCTGCCGCGGTGCAATACGTCCGCAAGGTGAGTGGCACCACCAAGCCGTCCGCGGCCAACAGCGACGCCTTCGACGCGGCGGTGGAGGCGGTGACGGCGGCTACTCGCGAGCTCATCGACGCACTGGTCACGACTGCTCCGCCCAAAGATCGTGAGGTCGAGGCAGCCAAGGCGCGCGCTCGTTCGCAGCAGCGCTTCCAGACCGCCTGA
- a CDS encoding DUF3806 domain-containing protein: MADGDITVRPLDRIAQRALTGWLGDAHAAGIDVDDIDSIGGAYDDYVHEMLLTPADERSDPTAFLTMIGMALGEHLRRNSSLHWRIVSDSHGTDLALASADDLGVLYPVDPVAEAWSAQQRGWLPEFATGVLGQLGAAWS; the protein is encoded by the coding sequence ATGGCAGACGGAGACATCACGGTCCGGCCGCTGGACCGCATCGCACAGCGCGCGCTGACCGGCTGGCTGGGCGACGCCCACGCCGCCGGAATCGACGTTGACGACATCGATTCGATCGGTGGCGCCTACGACGATTACGTGCACGAGATGCTGCTCACCCCGGCCGACGAACGCTCCGACCCGACGGCATTCCTGACGATGATCGGTATGGCGCTGGGCGAACACCTGCGACGCAATTCCAGCTTGCACTGGCGGATCGTCTCCGACTCGCACGGCACCGATCTGGCGCTCGCGTCGGCCGATGACCTCGGCGTGCTTTACCCGGTGGATCCAGTCGCCGAGGCATGGTCGGCACAGCAACGCGGCTGGCTGCCCGAGTTCGCGACCGGTGTCCTCGGCCAACTCGGAGCTGCCTGGTCGTGA
- a CDS encoding deoxyguanosinetriphosphate triphosphohydrolase: MSYSTEDRQRFVREDPALKRADRDDFARDRARVLHSAALRRLAAKTQVLQPDSDDFIRNRLTHSLEVAQIGREFGQALGCSADVVDTACLAHDLGHPPFGHNGERALDELARDIGGFEGNAQTLRILTRLEAKRARPDGTSVGLNLTRASLDATSKYPWFRGANDASPAKFGSYVDDREIFEWIRSTAPADRHQQRCVEAQVMDWADDVAYSVHDVEDGVIAGLIDVGVMRSCSEVDHLADLAHDLYAPGFDTAFLAAAFERLLESGVVPSEHRPDRQGVAALKDMASRLIGRFVGAAETATRDRFGQGPLTRYAADVVIPDTVLAECVMLKAVAARYVMLTDDRIHLLEQQREVIHMLVDTYRRRPELLDPMLAPDFAHAPDDAAGTRVIIDQVASLTDKRAWSLAREWQ, translated from the coding sequence GTGAGCTACTCGACCGAGGACCGGCAACGGTTCGTGCGTGAGGATCCCGCGCTCAAACGCGCCGATCGAGACGACTTCGCCCGTGATCGTGCTCGCGTGCTGCATTCCGCCGCTTTGCGGCGGCTGGCCGCGAAAACTCAGGTCCTGCAACCGGACTCGGATGACTTCATCCGTAACCGGTTGACCCATTCTCTCGAAGTCGCACAGATCGGTCGTGAGTTCGGGCAGGCGCTCGGCTGCTCGGCGGATGTCGTCGACACCGCCTGCCTGGCGCATGACCTCGGCCATCCGCCGTTCGGCCACAACGGCGAACGTGCCCTCGACGAGCTCGCCCGCGACATAGGTGGCTTCGAGGGCAACGCCCAGACGCTGCGCATCCTGACTCGTCTGGAAGCCAAGCGTGCCCGCCCCGACGGCACCTCCGTCGGGCTCAACCTCACTCGCGCCAGCCTCGATGCGACATCCAAATATCCATGGTTTCGTGGCGCCAACGACGCCAGCCCCGCGAAATTCGGCAGTTACGTCGATGATCGCGAGATCTTCGAGTGGATCCGCTCGACGGCGCCGGCCGACCGGCATCAGCAGCGCTGCGTGGAGGCGCAGGTCATGGACTGGGCCGACGACGTTGCCTACTCGGTCCACGACGTCGAGGACGGCGTGATCGCCGGGCTGATCGATGTGGGGGTGATGCGTTCGTGCAGCGAGGTCGACCACCTGGCTGACCTCGCCCACGACTTGTACGCACCCGGTTTCGACACGGCCTTCCTCGCTGCAGCCTTCGAGCGGCTGCTCGAGTCCGGCGTCGTACCAAGCGAACACCGCCCTGACCGGCAGGGTGTCGCAGCGCTGAAGGACATGGCCAGCCGGCTCATCGGGCGCTTCGTCGGTGCGGCAGAGACCGCAACCCGTGACCGCTTCGGCCAGGGCCCGCTCACCAGGTATGCCGCGGACGTCGTCATACCCGACACGGTTCTCGCCGAGTGCGTGATGCTCAAAGCAGTCGCTGCGCGTTACGTGATGCTCACCGACGACCGCATCCACTTGCTCGAGCAGCAGCGCGAGGTGATCCACATGCTCGTCGACACGTACCGCCGCCGACCCGAGCTGCTCGACCCGATGCTTGCGCCTGACTTCGCGCACGCGCCCGACGATGCGGCCGGGACCCGGGTGATCATCGACCAGGTCGCCTCGCTGACCGACAAGCGTGCGTGGTCGCTGGCCAGGGAGTGGCAGTGA
- a CDS encoding nitronate monooxygenase: MSGGWDLSRQPVVGAPMAGAGTPQLAAAVSAAGGFGMLPAGYLSTAKLGENISRTRELTDRPFGVNIFVPAPSSRQRDEAEVRAYAHRLAPVAADLRTHIPEPRWNDTDEFDAKVDLLVGERLPMVSFVFGCPPQDVVERLHSVGTRVVTTVTDADEALAAVRGGADALCVQGCDAGGHRGTHTVAGIPNEHSLHHLLREVRSVTGVSLIAAGGIMDPHDVDLAIRLGAVAVQCGTAFLLTDEAGTTVAHRAGLTDPALDSLVVTRAFSGRPAQGLRNRFVDTFDEHAPSVFPIVDQLTKPLRAAAAAVEDHHWVSLWAGSGWRRARTGSASDVVRHLCP; this comes from the coding sequence GTGAGCGGCGGCTGGGACCTGTCGCGGCAACCGGTGGTGGGTGCTCCGATGGCCGGCGCCGGCACACCGCAGCTTGCCGCGGCGGTCAGTGCCGCGGGCGGATTCGGGATGCTGCCGGCCGGTTATCTGTCGACCGCCAAGTTAGGCGAAAACATCTCGCGCACAAGGGAACTCACCGATCGTCCGTTCGGCGTGAACATCTTCGTCCCCGCGCCCAGTTCCCGGCAGCGGGACGAGGCCGAGGTCCGTGCGTATGCCCATCGGCTCGCACCGGTCGCGGCGGATCTGCGAACCCACATTCCCGAGCCGCGCTGGAACGACACCGACGAGTTCGACGCGAAGGTCGATCTGCTGGTGGGGGAGCGGTTGCCGATGGTGTCGTTCGTCTTCGGGTGTCCGCCGCAGGACGTCGTCGAACGGTTGCACTCGGTCGGCACCCGGGTCGTCACCACCGTCACCGACGCCGACGAGGCGCTGGCAGCCGTCCGCGGTGGTGCTGATGCGCTGTGCGTTCAGGGCTGCGACGCGGGCGGTCACCGTGGCACCCACACGGTCGCCGGCATCCCGAACGAGCATTCCTTGCACCACCTCTTGCGCGAGGTGCGCAGTGTGACCGGTGTGTCGCTCATCGCGGCCGGCGGAATCATGGACCCGCACGATGTCGACCTCGCGATTCGGCTCGGAGCCGTGGCCGTGCAATGCGGCACTGCTTTTCTGCTCACCGATGAGGCGGGCACCACGGTTGCCCACCGCGCCGGGCTGACCGACCCGGCCCTCGACTCACTCGTTGTCACCCGGGCGTTCAGCGGCCGACCGGCACAAGGCCTGCGCAACCGGTTCGTCGACACCTTCGACGAGCACGCCCCGTCGGTCTTCCCCATCGTCGACCAGTTGACCAAGCCGCTGCGCGCCGCCGCCGCGGCCGTGGAGGACCACCACTGGGTGAGCCTGTGGGCCGGATCGGGATGGCGTCGTGCCCGCACCGGTTCGGCGTCCGACGTCGTCCGCCACCTGTGCCCGTGA